A portion of the Bombina bombina isolate aBomBom1 chromosome 9, aBomBom1.pri, whole genome shotgun sequence genome contains these proteins:
- the LOC128639986 gene encoding proteoglycan 3 codes for MSHLFFLLLVIGAISAQESGDFSSGESPDDFISDEEPTICDNEHETPEELDVESSNDCHMENYQNVTVEFDKEVADLKVCPGKADCSYHYFIHPRSFCLAQRACRCRRGKMSSIHNAHTNLLLARSASRVNRHTTFAWIGAVKRLRSCSYSFVDGSRFDYTNWAPGYPKTCGAWCVAINIRTGKWVSLRCYTRLPFFCTL; via the exons ATGTCTCATCTTTTTTTCCTGCTTCTTGTGATTGGAGCTATCTCTGCTCAAGAATCTG GAGACTTTTCTTCAGGTGAATCTCCAGATGACTTTATTAGTGATGAAGAACCAACCATCTGTGATAATGAGCATGAAACACCTGAGGAGTTAGACGTTGAGTCTTCTAATGACTGCCACATGGAGAACTACCAAAATGTAACAGTGGAATTTGATAAAGAAGTGGCAGATTTAAAAGTGTGTCCTGGAAAAGCTGACTGTTCTTATCATTATTTTATACATCCAAGATCATTCTGCCTAGCTCAG AGAGCCTGTCGTTGTAGACGTGGAAAAATGTCATCTATTCACAACGCCCACACTAATTTATTGCTGGCTAGAAGTGCAAGCAGGGTTAACAGACATACTACGTTTGCATGGATAGGTGCAGTAAAAAGATTGCGG agCTGTAGCTATTCCTTTGTGGATGGATCTCGATTTGACTATACTAATTGGGCACCTGGATACCCTAAGACCTGTGGAGCGTGGTGCGTTGCAATAAATATTAGAA